The Amaranthus tricolor cultivar Red isolate AtriRed21 chromosome 2, ASM2621246v1, whole genome shotgun sequence genome contains the following window.
GGTTTCCTCCAAACCCAATCAAAGGTTTATTAAGGGGTTGCAGGTGCTTTTCTtcgaatttcatttttcttaggcATTCCATCGTTATAAGATCGGCTGTGCTTTCGGTATCCACCAATACTCGCCTCACCATCATTTGCCCAATCTTGATGGTAACCACTAAAGGATCAGTGTGTGGTTGTTGCAACAGTTGGGAAGTAGTGGCATCAAATCTCATGATCGGTCCCTTTGATACGGTTTTTAGAGGTCCTTTCAGCAGAGTATGGACGCTATCCTTCGCGGCTCGAATGGTAGGATATTCTTCAGTGTATCCTCCGAAAATTACGTTGATAGTTCCttgtgtgttggaactttcACGCCTTGCCTCATCTTTCTTGGGGGATCCGCATCTTTGATTCCACTGCCTTCTTTCCGCTTCTCCTCTTGCGTCATAGTCCCTTCGGTTAACGAACCTCGACAGTTTTCCTTCATCAGCCAATTGATGTaggatacgtttgagttcgcggcaCTGGGCCAAAGTATGGCCGTGCTcttgtggtaatcacaccacagattgtagTTGCGTCTATCGGAAGGAGTGGTAGTAGGAGGTGGAGCTGGCAACTTATCTCAAACAGCAAAGAAAATGTCCTTCCTGTTTCGATTGAACATCGGGTCGTTACCTCCGTCTAGCAAATTCCGCGTCCTGGACTCCCCTTCCGCGATATTTACGTGCCGGGATCGTGGAAGTCCCATGTCTGACGGGGGCTCTGGACCACGCGGCATGTAATTCCTGTCCCTCCTTGACGAATGCTCCTCTCTGTTCCATAAATATTGATGGGAGGATGCGACATCTTTCTTTTCAGACTTTCGCCTTTTTgggtcatgtgcctgacatatctcggaggccgtgacatagctttgacattgcttcatggcctccgcgtatgtcttcacctgactttcgaccaactggaacttcagtctttgagccttcattccgttgattagggcgttCAAGGCGACTGATTCTTCCAAATTCGTCACCTCCAGTACTGCCTCATGGAATTTCTTTAAGTAAGATGATATGAATTCCCCTTCCAGTTGCGTTATGCTAAGCAAATGGAAGTTTAATTTCTCCTGCCTCCTGGATGCCACAAAATGACCTAGGAATTTGCCTTCTAATTGGGCAAAGTTATGGATACTTCCTCCcggaagggaggtgtaccatgTCAAGGCTACTCCAgtaagagtagttgggaagaatttaCACCACAAGGATGGGTTGGTAGTGTGCAGCACCATCAAATTTTTGTAAGCCATCAAGTGTTCTTCGGGGCATGACGTGCCGTCGAATGCCGTCatgtttgggatttttattCTCCCCGGGTTGGGGATATTTAGTATTTCTGGAGCCAATGGGGAGATTATTGGCGTAGCATCTTCAGGGAGGTTATTTACCTCGACCTCATTCCGGGGCGTGGTGACAGGACTCCCGGGATAGCTAGATCCTGCGAGCTGCGCCTTCTTCCTCTCTTGCCTCCTTCTATCCACCAGCGATTGGACGCTTTCGGATGCCTTCTGCTTTTTGCTTTCTAGATAGGTCCGGACATCTTGGGAGGCGGTCTTGGATACGCGATCTTGTGGATTACTCCTACTGAAACTTGTGCGGGATCTCGATCTCTCCCGCCTCTTCTTATTGCGTCTGCTGGAATGTGACATCCTCGAGTTTCCATCCTGAGATCCGCGGGATTTAGACAACTCTTGAGGTTCGATTCTCTCGCGAAGATTTTTAATCTGGTCCGCCATTTCTTCCAATACCTGCTGCTGAGGCGGGTTATTGTTATtcatgacggcgcggagttgttcggaAAAGGCGGCAGTGAGGTTGCGCgttagcatgtccagatcacgacgagTCACAGCTTGATTGTTAACGTGACCAGCGGAAGtttctgtatctgtgctatacACGGTTGTGGTTTGTGTGGGATTTCTTTTAGGAGCCATAACTTTTTATTctttccccacagacggcgccaaactgtttcggtgatgaaacgaggaggTGGAAATCACCTGTAATACTTAGATTGGAAGCGTTATCGGGAACGGCGATTCGCAAGAGGTAGCGACTCGAATTCCTGCAAGACAACACGTTAGctttgtccggggggtgatctcccggaaaacccctccgacgctcaagttagaacgtaaatTAGGAAATTAATGAATAAGAATGAGATGGCAACCACCAGAATAGGTGTATGAGGGTGAAAGTTGCTGATATCTTTTGTAGGCTAGAAGGTCGTGAGGACTTTTTAAGGGCTGTTATTCCATGGATCCCTCCCTTTTTGATGGCTGTCACTATTTATAGTGGAGGAAGGGAAGTTATTTCAGGGAGGAGGTTGATTATCATGGGGGTAGTGGTGAGCGGTTATCAGCACTAGGAAAGGAGAACCATGGAATGTGGGATGAATGGGAAGTATGTCAGTGGGCAGTTGTTACTCATGGAAGAAGGATAACTAACCAATGAGGGAGAGTGGGAAGTTAGGTCATATAGGAGGTTATGTATAGGAAGTTAGGGTATTTGGGAGTAACtagcccatgggccattcaaggaaggTGGGGGATTCAGAAAAAGGCCCATTGACCGGAAGTCAAAGTCAACCCAaaaggtcaaggggtatttaagtaatataacgtgaataatttaaataaataaataaataaataataccatGACAAGCTTCTCCTGATGAAGGGCGTGAAAGAGTATCTATGAAAGCAACTTAGTTTTTGGTTCATAAAGAgatcatcattgatcgttttcAATCACAAAAACCAGTGCcatcaaataaaacaaacactAATTTGGTGTTAGCCATATCGACTAGGTGAAGATAATACATGGATGTAACACCACGGCTCCTCGGACcaccggtgactactcatggagactgtagactggcgccaccagaccaacacaagtcttttcaatGCACTTTGGcttcactcgtgcgcacctagGATAAATTCCCAAAAGGTAACTTTTCCTAAGAttactccccaccaagcacgttTAATTGTGTAATTCTTAGTAAATGGGCTCCCGTGAAAATAAGACATAactgttgatatgagtagtctatcaatcttttTTAAAGCTAAATCTAGGGTATAAAACTCACCTCTGCTTAGGAATACATCGTCCTCGTTGGACTGTAGTTTCAAGGTCTTTTCCCCaactaggtgcactgaacacatgATCAGCCACGGGTTGCAGGGTTGCTcggataccatttgtaacaccctaaCCTATTGGACCgtcggtgactactcatggagactaaAGACTGGCCTCATAGACCAAACAAGTCTTTTCAACGCACTTTGGCGTCACTCGCGCGCACCTAGGAAAACTTTCTAGGATGTCACCCATCCAAAGATTATttcccaccaagcacgcttaactgtagagttcttagcaaatgggctcccatgaa
Protein-coding sequences here:
- the LOC130805517 gene encoding uncharacterized protein LOC130805517, producing the protein MAPKRNPTQTTTVYSTDTETSAGHVNNQAVTRRDLDMLTRNLTAAFSEQLRAVMNNNNPPQQQVLEEMADQIKNLRERIEPQELSKSRGSQDGNSRMSHSSRRNKKRRERSRSRTSFSRSNPQDRVSKTASQDVRTYLESKKQKASESVQSLVDRRRQERKKAQLAGSSYPGSPVTTPRNEVEVNNLPEDATPIISPLAPEILNIPNPGRIKIPNMTAFDGTSCPEEHLMAYKNLMVLHTTNPSLWCKFFPTTLTGVALTWYTSLPGGSIHNFAQLEGKFLGHFVASRRQEKLNFHLLSITQLEGEFISSYLKKFHEAVLEAHDPKRRKSEKKDVASSHQYLWNREEHSSRRDRNYMPRGPEPPSDMGLPRSRHVNIAEGESRTRNLLDGGNDPMFNRNRKDIFFACRELKRILHQLADEGKLSRFVNRRDYDARGEAERRQWNQRCGSPKKDEARRESSNTQGTINVIFGGYTEEYPTIRAAKDSVHTLLKGPLKTVSKGPIMRFDATTSQLLQQPHTDPLVVTIKIGQMMVRRVLVDTESTADLITMECLRKMKFEEKHLQPLNKPLIGFGGNQVIPMGTIILPVRVGERSGSRTMPVRFTVVDLAFPYNAIMGLPLINKIKAAIFPHQLLLQFEQDDGQVGILKGDQVMARRCLINTMKRGTSVIPSKRGRGENLQNEELTDVLDIRSHNLKLSSIRRLLNFLIANLVKISVFHRLSRNQWHLRYWSVAASSILAVECVEVTSSSLTLYFIAIPSSADLSHDQHGRHQHAQSVKSTNWAPYIC